A region of Pongo pygmaeus isolate AG05252 chromosome 15, NHGRI_mPonPyg2-v2.0_pri, whole genome shotgun sequence DNA encodes the following proteins:
- the AREL1 gene encoding apoptosis-resistant E3 ubiquitin protein ligase 1 isoform X3, with amino-acid sequence MFYVIGGITVSLVAFFFTIKFLFELAARVVSFLQNEDRERRGDRTIYDYVRGNYLDPRSCKVSWDWKDPYEVGHSMAFRVHLFYKNGQPFPAHRPVGLRVHISHVELAVEIPVTQEVLQEPNSNVVKVAFTVRKAGRYEITVKLGGLNVAYSPYYKIFQPDSIVFVPGMVVPSKTKIVCHFSTLVLTCGQPHTLQIVPRDEYDNPTNNSMSLRDEHNYTLSIHELGPQEEESTGVSFEKSVTSNRQTFQVFLRLTLHSRGCFHACISYQNQPINNGEFDIIVLSEDEKNIVERNVSTSGVSIYFEAYLYNATNCSSTPWHLPPMHMTSSQRRPSTAVDEEDEDSPSECHTPEKQFSVKEFYLKIIPWRLYTFRVCPGTKFSYLGPDPVHKLLTLVVDDGIQPPVELSCKERNILAATFIRSLHKNIGGSETFQDKVNFFQRELRQVHMKRPHSKVTLKVSRHALLESSLKATRNFSISDWSKNFEVVFQDEEALDWGGPRREWFELICKALFDTTNQLFTRFSDNNQALVHPNPNRPAHLRLKMYEFAGRLVGKCLYESSLGGAYKQLVRARFTRSFLAQIIGLRMHYKYFETDDPEFYKSKVCFILNNDMSEMELVFAEEKYNKSGQLDKVVELMTGGAQTPVTNANKIFYLNLLAQYRLASQVKEEVEHFLKGLNELVPENLLAIFDENELELLMCGTGDISVSDFKAHAVVVGGSWHFREKVMRWFWTVVSSLTQEELARLLQFTTGSSQLPPGGFAALCPSFQIIAAPTHSTLPTAHTCFNQLCLPTYDSYEEVHRMLQLAISEGCEGFGML; translated from the exons ATGTTTTACGTTATTG GTGGAATCACAGTATCTTTGGTTGCATTCTTCTTCACAATTAAGTTCCTCTTTGAGCTTGCCGCACGTGTAGTCAGCTTCCTCCAGAATGAGGACCGCGAGCGCCGAGGGGACCGGACTATTTATGACTACGTGCGGGGAAATTACCTGGATCCCCGGTCTTGCAAAGTCTCCTGGGATTGGAAGGACCCCTATGAGGTGGGCCACAGCATGGCCTTCCGAGTGCAT TTATTCTATAAGAACGGGCAGCCTTTCCCTGCACATCGGCCTGTGGGACTAAGAGTTCACATCTCTCATGTCGAGCTAGCAGTGGAAATTCCGGTGACCCAGGAAGTCCTTCAGGAGCCCAATTCCAACGTAGTAAAAGTGGCCTTCACTGTGCGCAAGGCTGGGCGTTATGAAATCACAGTGAAGCTTGGTGGATTAAATGTGGCGTATAGTCCCTACTACAAAATTTTTCAACCTG attCCATTGTCTTTGTTCCAGGAATGGTGGTTCCTTCTAAGACCAAAATTGTGTGCCACTTTTCTACTCTTGTATTGACCTGTGGGCAGCCGCACACCCTTCAAATAGTACCCCGAGATGAGTATGATAATCCCACCAACAATTCCATGTCCTTGAGAGATGAGCACAATTACACCTTGTCCATTCATGAG CTCGGCCCTCAAGAAGAAGAGAGTACTGGTGTCTCATTTGAGAAGTCAGTGACATCCAACAGGCAGACTTTCCAGGTGTTCTTGCGACTCACCCTGCATTCTCGAGGCTGCTTCCATGCTTGCATTTCATACCAAAATCAGCCAATCAATAATGGTGAATTTGACATTATTGTCCTAAGTG AGGATGAGAAGAATATCGTCGAACGCAACGTGTCCACTTCGGGTGTGAGCATTTACTTTGAGGCTTATCTTTATAATGCTACCAACTGTAGCAGCACTCCATGGCACCTGCCACCCATGCACATGACCTCTTCCCAGCGCCGGCCATCCACTGCTGTTGACGAGGAAGATGAAGACTCGCCCTCTGAGTGCCACACCCCTGAGAAG CAATTCTCAGTGAAGGAGTTCTACCTGAAGATCATCCCCTGGCGCCTTTACACCTTCCGAGTGTGTCCAGGAACAAAA TTTTCATACCTTGGTCCTGACCCTGTCCATAAGCTCCTCACACTGGTGGTGGATGATGGCATTCAACCTCCTGTGGAGCTCAGCTGTAAGGAGAGGAACATTCTAGCAGCCACTTTTATCCGCTCCCTGCATAAGAACATAG GAGGCTCTGAGACCTTTCAGGACAAGGTGAACTTTTTCCAGCGAGAGCTTCGGCAGGTACATATGAAAAGACCACATTCCAAAGTCACCCTGAAGGTCAGCAGACATGCCTTGTTGGAATCG TCTCTGAAAGCCACTCGGAATTTCTCCATCTCAGATTGGAGCAAGAACTTTGAGGTTGTATTCCAGGATGAAGAAG CTCTGGACTGGGGAGGGCCTCGCCGGGAATGGTTTGAGCTAATCTGCAAAGCACTATTTGATACCACCAATCAGCTCTTCACCCGGTTCAGTGACAACAACCAAGCATTA GTGCATCCCAACCCTAATCGCCCCGCTCATCTGCGCCTGAAAATGTATGAGTTTGCGGGACGGCTCGTGGGCAAGTGTCTCTATGAGTCCTCTCTAGGAGGAGCCTACAAGCAGTTGGTCCGAGCTCGCTTCACCCGCTCTTTCCTGGCCCAAATCATAGGACTGCGTATGCATTACAAG TACTTTGAAACAGATGACCCAGAATTCTACAAatctaaagtttgttttatcctCAACAATGACATGAGTGAGATGGAGCTGGTCTTTGCAGAAGAGAAATATAATAAATCAGGTCAATTGGATAAG GTTGTAGAACTCATGACAGGTGGAGCTCAAACTCCAGTCACCAATGCGAATAAAATCTTCTATTTAAATTTGCTGGCCCAATATCGGCTGGCCAGTCAAGTGAAAGAGGAGGTGGAACATTTCCTAAAAG GCCTGAATGAATTGGTCCCTGAGAACCTTTTGGCTATTTTTGATGAGAATGAGCTTGAG CTGCTGATGTGTGGGACTGGAGACATCAGTGtgtctgacttcaaagcccaTGCAGTAGTTGTTGGTGGCTCATGGCATTTCAGAGAAAAG GTCATGAGGTGGTTTTGGACTGTGGTTTCCAGTCTGACCCAGGAGGAGTTGGCTCGGCTACTTCAGTTCACAACAGGCTCCTCTCAGCTACCACCTGGAGGCTTTGCCGCCCTCTGTCCCTCATTTCAGATTATTGCCGCTCCGACCCATAGCACGCTGCCTACTGCACACACATG TTTTAACCAGCTGTGCCTCCCTACATATGACTCCTATGAAGAGGTGCACAGGATGCTGCAGCTGGCCATCAGCGAGGGTTGCGAGGGCTTTGGCATGCTCTGA
- the AREL1 gene encoding apoptosis-resistant E3 ubiquitin protein ligase 1 isoform X5 — translation MFYVIGGITVSLVAFFFTIKFLFELAARVVSFLQNEDRERRGDRTIYDYVRGNYLDPRSCKVSWDWKDPYEVGHSMAFRVHLFYKNGQPFPAHRPVGLRVHISHVELAVEIPVTQEVLQEPNSNVVKVAFTVRKAGRYEITVKLGGLNVAYSPYYKIFQPDSIVFVPGMVVPSKTKIVCHFSTLVLTCGQPHTLQIVPRDEYDNPTNNSMSLRDEHNYTLSIHELGPQEEESTGVSFEKSVTSNRQTFQVFLRLTLHSRGCFHACISYQNQPINNGEFDIIVLSEDEKNIVERNVSTSGVSIYFEAYLYNATNCSSTPWHLPPMHMTSSQRRPSTAVDEEDEDSPSECHTPEKVKKPKKVYCYVSPKQFSVKEFYLKIIPWRLYTFRVCPGTKFSYLGPDPVHKLLTLVVDDGIQPPVELSCKERNILAATFIRSLHKNIGGSETFQDKVNFFQRELRQVHMKRPHSKVTLKVSRHALLESSLKATRNFSISDWSKNFEVVFQDEEALDWGGPRREWFELICKALFDTTNQLFTRFSDNNQALYFETDDPEFYKSKVCFILNNDMSEMELVFAEEKYNKSGQLDKVVELMTGGAQTPVTNANKIFYLNLLAQYRLASQVKEEVEHFLKGLNELVPENLLAIFDENELELLMCGTGDISVSDFKAHAVVVGGSWHFREKVMRWFWTVVSSLTQEELARLLQFTTGSSQLPPGGFAALCPSFQIIAAPTHSTLPTAHTCFNQLCLPTYDSYEEVHRMLQLAISEGCEGFGML, via the exons ATGTTTTACGTTATTG GTGGAATCACAGTATCTTTGGTTGCATTCTTCTTCACAATTAAGTTCCTCTTTGAGCTTGCCGCACGTGTAGTCAGCTTCCTCCAGAATGAGGACCGCGAGCGCCGAGGGGACCGGACTATTTATGACTACGTGCGGGGAAATTACCTGGATCCCCGGTCTTGCAAAGTCTCCTGGGATTGGAAGGACCCCTATGAGGTGGGCCACAGCATGGCCTTCCGAGTGCAT TTATTCTATAAGAACGGGCAGCCTTTCCCTGCACATCGGCCTGTGGGACTAAGAGTTCACATCTCTCATGTCGAGCTAGCAGTGGAAATTCCGGTGACCCAGGAAGTCCTTCAGGAGCCCAATTCCAACGTAGTAAAAGTGGCCTTCACTGTGCGCAAGGCTGGGCGTTATGAAATCACAGTGAAGCTTGGTGGATTAAATGTGGCGTATAGTCCCTACTACAAAATTTTTCAACCTG attCCATTGTCTTTGTTCCAGGAATGGTGGTTCCTTCTAAGACCAAAATTGTGTGCCACTTTTCTACTCTTGTATTGACCTGTGGGCAGCCGCACACCCTTCAAATAGTACCCCGAGATGAGTATGATAATCCCACCAACAATTCCATGTCCTTGAGAGATGAGCACAATTACACCTTGTCCATTCATGAG CTCGGCCCTCAAGAAGAAGAGAGTACTGGTGTCTCATTTGAGAAGTCAGTGACATCCAACAGGCAGACTTTCCAGGTGTTCTTGCGACTCACCCTGCATTCTCGAGGCTGCTTCCATGCTTGCATTTCATACCAAAATCAGCCAATCAATAATGGTGAATTTGACATTATTGTCCTAAGTG AGGATGAGAAGAATATCGTCGAACGCAACGTGTCCACTTCGGGTGTGAGCATTTACTTTGAGGCTTATCTTTATAATGCTACCAACTGTAGCAGCACTCCATGGCACCTGCCACCCATGCACATGACCTCTTCCCAGCGCCGGCCATCCACTGCTGTTGACGAGGAAGATGAAGACTCGCCCTCTGAGTGCCACACCCCTGAGAAGGTGAAGAAACCGAAGAAGGTGTATTGCTATGTGTCACCAAAG CAATTCTCAGTGAAGGAGTTCTACCTGAAGATCATCCCCTGGCGCCTTTACACCTTCCGAGTGTGTCCAGGAACAAAA TTTTCATACCTTGGTCCTGACCCTGTCCATAAGCTCCTCACACTGGTGGTGGATGATGGCATTCAACCTCCTGTGGAGCTCAGCTGTAAGGAGAGGAACATTCTAGCAGCCACTTTTATCCGCTCCCTGCATAAGAACATAG GAGGCTCTGAGACCTTTCAGGACAAGGTGAACTTTTTCCAGCGAGAGCTTCGGCAGGTACATATGAAAAGACCACATTCCAAAGTCACCCTGAAGGTCAGCAGACATGCCTTGTTGGAATCG TCTCTGAAAGCCACTCGGAATTTCTCCATCTCAGATTGGAGCAAGAACTTTGAGGTTGTATTCCAGGATGAAGAAG CTCTGGACTGGGGAGGGCCTCGCCGGGAATGGTTTGAGCTAATCTGCAAAGCACTATTTGATACCACCAATCAGCTCTTCACCCGGTTCAGTGACAACAACCAAGCATTA TACTTTGAAACAGATGACCCAGAATTCTACAAatctaaagtttgttttatcctCAACAATGACATGAGTGAGATGGAGCTGGTCTTTGCAGAAGAGAAATATAATAAATCAGGTCAATTGGATAAG GTTGTAGAACTCATGACAGGTGGAGCTCAAACTCCAGTCACCAATGCGAATAAAATCTTCTATTTAAATTTGCTGGCCCAATATCGGCTGGCCAGTCAAGTGAAAGAGGAGGTGGAACATTTCCTAAAAG GCCTGAATGAATTGGTCCCTGAGAACCTTTTGGCTATTTTTGATGAGAATGAGCTTGAG CTGCTGATGTGTGGGACTGGAGACATCAGTGtgtctgacttcaaagcccaTGCAGTAGTTGTTGGTGGCTCATGGCATTTCAGAGAAAAG GTCATGAGGTGGTTTTGGACTGTGGTTTCCAGTCTGACCCAGGAGGAGTTGGCTCGGCTACTTCAGTTCACAACAGGCTCCTCTCAGCTACCACCTGGAGGCTTTGCCGCCCTCTGTCCCTCATTTCAGATTATTGCCGCTCCGACCCATAGCACGCTGCCTACTGCACACACATG TTTTAACCAGCTGTGCCTCCCTACATATGACTCCTATGAAGAGGTGCACAGGATGCTGCAGCTGGCCATCAGCGAGGGTTGCGAGGGCTTTGGCATGCTCTGA